The Thermosynechococcus sp. CL-1 genomic interval CAGTTGGCAACGGAGTTGGTCGCCAATGGCGCCAGTGTGCGCACGGTTGAACATCTCTTGGCAGCGCTGGCGATCGCTGGTATTGATAATGTCACGATTGAGATCACAGGCGCTGAGGTGCCGGTGCTCGATGGCTCGGCGCAACCTTGGTTAGAAGGCATTCAAAGGGTCGGTGTTGTCCCTCAGGAGATTCCTCGGCCAGCAGTCATCTTGAAGGAACCTGTCACCATTTACGAAGGGGCAGCCTTTGTCAGTGCCATTCCTGCTCCTGAGCTGCGCCTCACCTATGGCATTGACTTCCCCTATGCGGCGATTGGTCGCCAGTGGTGTAGCTTTACCCCTTCAGAACTAGCGGTGGCCGTTGCCCCTGCCCGTACCTTTGGTTTTGCCGAACAAGTGGAGTATCTGCGCAGCCAAGGCCTGATTCAGGGGGGCAGTTTAGAGAATGCTCTGGTGTGCAGTGCCAGTGGTTGGGTCAACCCGCCGTTACGCTTTGCCGATGAACCCGTTCGCCACAAGTTACTCGATCTTTGGGGAGATTTAGCCCTCCTAGGGACACCCCCCATCGCGCATTATGTTGCCTATCGGGCGAGTCATCATCTGCATACCCAATTGGCACGGGCGATCGCCCAACAGATGGTTTAGTAGAAAACCATTCTCCCCTATGATTTGTGTATATCTTTGATGTGCAGCCGACACCTACCCCTATGCCAACGTTGACTGACTCCCCACCGACCACTGTGCTGACGGTTACCGATCTTCAGCAGTTGCTTCCCCACCGCTACCCCTTTTTGCTGGTGGATCGGATCATTGACTATGTGCCAGAAAAGTATGCCGTGGGGCTGAAAAACGTCACGATCAACGAACCCTTTTTCCAAGGGCACTTTCCCGGTCGCCCAATTATGCCGGGGGTGCTCATTGTGGAAGCCCTTGCCCAAGTGGGAGGGGTTGTCCTGATGCAGATGAACTGGGCAAAGGATAAGCTTTCTGTGTTTGCGGGCATTGATAAGGTGCGCTTTCGCCGTCCCGTCGTCCCCGGCGATCAGTTAATCCTGCGGGCCGAGCTTCTTGTTGTCAAGCAGCAGCGCATCGGCAAAATGCAAGGACGGGCTGAGGTGAATGGTCAATTGGTCTGTGAGGGCGAGATGATGTTCTCGCTGGTGGACTAGTCACAATCAATGATGCAAACACTGATCCATCCTACTGCTGTCATTCATCCCAGTGCCGAGCTACATCCCACAGTTCGGGTCGGCCCCTATGCCGTGATTGGTGAACAGGTGCGCGTTGGTGCCCATACCGAAATTGGTGCCCACGTGATTATTGAAGGGCCAACGGAGGTGGGGGTAGGTAATCGTATCTTTCCGGGAGCGATCATCGGCACGGCTTCTCAGGATCAAAAATATACGGGTGCCAATAGTGCCCTGCGCATTGGTGACTACAACACGATTCGCGAGTTTGTGACGATTAACCGCGCCAATGGTGAAGGGGATGCCACGATCATTGGTAACCATAATCTACTGCTGGCCTATGTCCATGTGGCCCATGATTGTGTGATTGAGGATCAGGTGGTAATTACGAATGCGGCCTCGATCGCTGGCCATGTTTGCATTGAATCAAAGGCCCGCATTGGCGGTATGGTGGGCATTCATCAGTTTGTCCATATTGGTCGCTTGGCAATGGTGGGAGCCATGGCACGGGTAGATCGGGATGTGCCCCCCTATATGCTGGTGGAAGGTCATCCGGCGCGGGTTCGTGCCCTCAATCAGGTGGGACTGCGGCGGGCAGGCGTCACAGACGCAGAAATGCGCGACCTCAAGGAGGCGTTTCGGATTCTCTATCGTCGTGAGTTACCTCTTGCCCAGGCGATCGCCCAATTAGCAACCCTACCCCCTTCTGAGTATTTAGAGCATCTACAGCGCTTTTTAGCCTATGCCCGCGAAGAGGGACGGCGCGGCTTAACCCCCAGTGGCCGGGCGACAACGGATTAAGTCTCTAGTTGCCACTGACTCAACGCCATGCCTGCTGTGGTGCTTGTCCATCCCCAAATTCCCCCGAATACAGGCAATATTGCCCGCACCTGTGCTGCTACCCACACACCGCTGCATCTGATTGAACCCTTGGGCTTTGAACTCAGCGATCGCTACCTCAAGCGAGCTGGTCTTGATTACTGGCCCTATGTCACCTTGCACTGCCACCCCGACTGGCCGACGTTCCTCAAAACCACCCATAGCGGGGGGCGTCTGATTGCCTTTGAGCCTTCAGCTCAACAGATTTACTGGGACTTTAGCTTTGCTGAGAGTGATTGGCTGATCTTTGGCAGCGAACCCGATGGCATCCCCGCCGAAGTCTTAGCGACCTGTGACGCCTTTTTGAAAATTCCCATGTGGCAGCCGGCGGTGCGCAGTTTGAATCTCTCGGCTTCGGTGGCGATCGCCCTCATGGAAGTTTACCGCCAACTCTATTCCTCAACTGCTTGATGACCGAATCACTCCCCCTTGATGATTCCCATATTTTAGACAACGGCTGTATCTGGTACTTTGCCTACGGCAGCAACCTCTGTACCGCCCAAAAAAAACGTCGCATCGGTACCGTCCTCACTGCTGAAGTTGCTGAACTGCGGGGCTATCGCCTTGTGTTCAATAAACGCAGTAATGATGGCACTGGCAAAGCAAATGTTGTCCCTGATCCTCACCCTTCTGTTTGGGGTGTGATTTATCGCTGCACAGAAGCAGACATTGAACGCTTAGATTTTTACGAAGGTGTTAAGTGGGGACATTACCGTCATGAATTTGTTAGAGTCATAACGTCCACGGGTCAGGCGATAACAGCTCTGACTTATGTGGCAGGGGAGGATTTTATTGATGAAACCCTGTGGCCTTCAGCCGACTATTTAGAGACAATTCTCCAAGGGGCAAAGGAGCATGGGCTTCCTGTTGAGTATGTTGCTGAGTTGGGGGAGTGGAAAAATCGAATATGAATACCTCATCATCTTCCAGTGCAGTTGCCACTAAACCCCCACAAACTGAGAAACGGCGCCGCATTTTTCGGATAGTGCGGATTGGCTTGGGGGTGACGCTCATTGGCTTAGCTGTGTATGTCCTGTGGTGGCGACAGCGGAATGTGGTCAGTCGGGTCGGCTACCTCAATGGCACAATTATTACCCTCTATGCCAGAATTCCCGGCACCTTAACCCTAAGGGCACTGCGCCCTGGCGAACTCCTGAGTGCCGGTACGGAAATTGGGACGATTCGCAACGATCGCAATCCCCAACTGGAAACCGATCGCCAAAATCTAGAAACTCGACTCAATGTCGCCCTTTCCCAGCAGCAGGGACTGCAACAGAAACGCAACAGCCGTATGGCTCTGATTTCTCAACTCGATCGCTATCAGCAGAGTCAGCAAACCCTTGAAGTTCGCTTTGCCCAAGAGGCAGTGCAGCGTACCCTAGGCGAACTGCGCCAAGCCCAAGAAGCTCTGGCCATTGCCCGCATTGAAGCCGATCGCTATACCAGCTTAGTGGAAACAGGGGCTGTGGCGCGCCAACTCGCCGATGAAGCCGTTTCCCGTGCCAAGCAAGCAGCGAAATTTGTTGAGAGTAAACAGGCCGAACTGCGCCGCCAACAAACAGCCCTACAAGCGGCTCGCCAAGGATTGCAACTGGATGCTTCGCGTACTTTTAGCTTTCCCCAAATCCGCCTCATTGATTTAGAAACTGAACTGGTTGATATTGATGTTGAACTTTTGGCAGTGGCCACAACGATTGCCGAGTTACGCCGTGAAATTGCCAATATCAAACAGCAACTCTCCCTGCAACGCCTTGCCCCCGTGAAAGTACCGACGACCGCAGTGGTTTGGTCAGTGATCCACAAAACAGGGGATTTGGGTATTCCCCTGACCGCAGGGGATCCGATCATTAAAATTCTCGACTGTAGCGATGTTTGGGCAACGGGCTTGGTGGCGGAGCGGGATAATCCTCGCCTGCGGGTGGGTCAGGAAGCAACAGTGCGCTTATTGGATGGGAGCGATCGCCGGCTAACGGGGATTGTCCGTGCCATTCGCGGCGGGCCGGGCAAAGTCGAAGTGGGTGAAAATGTGGCTGTGCCCCCTCCCGACTTGGTACGTAACGAACTGGCAGTTGACGTTCAACTGAACAACCTACCTGAAGACTTAAGCGCTGAGCGTTTCTGTGGTGTGGGTCAAAGTGTTGAAGTGATCTTTGGAAGCTAAATCATGCGCCTCAAGTCGTTGCAAGCCGATGGCTGGCTCTTGCTCTTAGGCATTCTCGCCCTCCTAGGGGTACTGCTGTGGCAAGTGAACTGGCGGGATTTACTACCGAATCTTGTCGGTTTTTGGCAGGGCGGACAAGCCATCATGCGCCCCCAAGGAACCACACTTGAGGCTTTACTGCTGCCGGCGTTTGTCTGGTTGGCAATCACGTTTCTCCTAAAGGAACTCTCCCCTAAACCGACCTTCTGGTCACGGCTGATTGTCAGTGTGGGTCTTGCCCTATTGGGGATTCGCTATGAACTCTGGCGCCTGTTGAATAGCCTCAACTTGGATGATCCCCTCAATGGCACGATCTCCGTCGTTCTCTTTTTGGCAGAATTGCTGACAGTTCTCAATAGTGTGGCCTTTTTCTTTCACTGTATTTTCTCCATTGACCGCACACCCGCAGCCGATCGCCTCGGTCAAGCAGTGATTCGCGGTGAGTATCTGCCTTGGGTGGATGTGATCTTGCCGACCTACAACGAAGGGGTGGATATTTTGCGGCGTTCGGTGATTGCCTGCCAAGCCATGGACTACCCCAACAAGCGGGTTTACCTGCTCGATGATACCCGTCGGCCAGCGGTGCGTGCCCTAGCTGCAGAACTCGGCTGTGAATATCGCGATCGCCCCGACAACCGCCATGCCAAAGCAGGGAACATTAACCATGCGCTGCCCACCCTTAGTGGTGAACTCATAGCAGTCTTTGATGCTGATTTTGTCCCCAGCCGCAACTTCCTCACCCGCACCGTTGGCTTTTTCCAAGATCCCAAGACGGCAATGGTGCAGACGCCGCAGCATTTTTTCAATGAAGACCCCGTTGCCGTCAATCTCGGCCTTGAGGGCATCCTCAACAATGAGCAAACCCTTTTCTTTCGCTTTATTCAGCCCAGTCGTGACTACTGGGACTCCGTTGTCTGCTGTGGTACCTGTTTTGTGATTCGCCGTAGTGCCCTCGATGAAATTGGTGGCATTCCCACAGACAGTATCACCGAAGACTACATGACAACCATTAAGCTGCAAAGCCTTGGCTATCGCGTCAAATACCTCAATGAAGCCTTGGCGGCGGGTATGTCCCCGGAGACGATTAGTGCCTACATTAACCAACGGCTGCGCTGGGGGCAGGGCACACTGCAAATGCTCTTTTTGGGGGGCAACTTTTTCACTGCCCCTAATCTGCGGTTAACGCAGCGCCTCTCCCATTCCTTGAGTATTATCTACTGGTTTCTTTCCATTCCGCGGGTGATCTTTCTTTTGGCACCGTTGGCCTTTTTGCTCTTTGGTATTGCTCCCTTGCGAGCAACGGTGAACGAGATTCTTTACTTTTACTTTCCCTACTATCTGGGGAATATCATGGCCTTTTCATGGCTCACCGAAGGTCGCCGCTCCGCTTTTTGGTCGGATGTCTATGAAACGATTATTGCCTTTCCGATGGCGATCACGGTGATTCGCACGCTCATTAGTCCGAGGGGTAAAACCTTCAAAGTGACCCCCAAAGGGGTGGTGGATCCCCATCGCATCAATATCAACTGGCCGCTGATTCGTCCCCTGATGATCATTGCCATTTTGACGATTGTTGGCCTGATCTGGCGCAGTTCTCCCCTGCAGGATACGATTGTCAACCCCGATAGCTTGGCGGTAAATATCGTCTGGTCAATCTATAATCTGTCGCTGCTGTTGGTGTGTATGCTGGTGGCTATTGATGTACCGCAGCGCCGTTTTACTCGCTTTCTGCGGGCTGAACCCTGTGAACTCATTGTTGGGGGCGATCGCTACGTCGGGCAAACTGTGGATATTTCTGAAGAGGGCGCCCGCTTACAAATCCGCCGCTGTGACACTTGTCAGGAAAACCATGCTTCGCCGCAGGGATTAGGAACCTACAGTGCCCAATTTCGCCTCTTGCCTCCTAGCGAACTCGCAGATCTATGGCTCTCGGCAGAGCTGCGCTGGCACGATCAGGAGCGCCTGATTCAACTTCAGCAGGGGGCGAGCAGCAACCCTGTCGAAATGCGAATTCGCTTTGTGGATCTATCCTTGGCAGAGCACCGTCGCCTGATCCCCTACCTCTACTGCCAACCGGGGCAATGGCATGAAACTCGTGTGCTTGAAATTAAGACCGCTTGGGCAATGATTCAAAGTGTCTTTCGCC includes:
- the lpxA gene encoding acyl-ACP--UDP-N-acetylglucosamine O-acyltransferase, producing MQTLIHPTAVIHPSAELHPTVRVGPYAVIGEQVRVGAHTEIGAHVIIEGPTEVGVGNRIFPGAIIGTASQDQKYTGANSALRIGDYNTIREFVTINRANGEGDATIIGNHNLLLAYVHVAHDCVIEDQVVITNAASIAGHVCIESKARIGGMVGIHQFVHIGRLAMVGAMARVDRDVPPYMLVEGHPARVRALNQVGLRRAGVTDAEMRDLKEAFRILYRRELPLAQAIAQLATLPPSEYLEHLQRFLAYAREEGRRGLTPSGRATTD
- a CDS encoding glycosyltransferase family 2 protein; the protein is MRLKSLQADGWLLLLGILALLGVLLWQVNWRDLLPNLVGFWQGGQAIMRPQGTTLEALLLPAFVWLAITFLLKELSPKPTFWSRLIVSVGLALLGIRYELWRLLNSLNLDDPLNGTISVVLFLAELLTVLNSVAFFFHCIFSIDRTPAADRLGQAVIRGEYLPWVDVILPTYNEGVDILRRSVIACQAMDYPNKRVYLLDDTRRPAVRALAAELGCEYRDRPDNRHAKAGNINHALPTLSGELIAVFDADFVPSRNFLTRTVGFFQDPKTAMVQTPQHFFNEDPVAVNLGLEGILNNEQTLFFRFIQPSRDYWDSVVCCGTCFVIRRSALDEIGGIPTDSITEDYMTTIKLQSLGYRVKYLNEALAAGMSPETISAYINQRLRWGQGTLQMLFLGGNFFTAPNLRLTQRLSHSLSIIYWFLSIPRVIFLLAPLAFLLFGIAPLRATVNEILYFYFPYYLGNIMAFSWLTEGRRSAFWSDVYETIIAFPMAITVIRTLISPRGKTFKVTPKGVVDPHRININWPLIRPLMIIAILTIVGLIWRSSPLQDTIVNPDSLAVNIVWSIYNLSLLLVCMLVAIDVPQRRFTRFLRAEPCELIVGGDRYVGQTVDISEEGARLQIRRCDTCQENHASPQGLGTYSAQFRLLPPSELADLWLSAELRWHDQERLIQLQQGASSNPVEMRIRFVDLSLAEHRRLIPYLYCQPGQWHETRVLEIKTAWAMIQSVFRLHPLAESR
- a CDS encoding HlyD family secretion protein; translated protein: MNTSSSSSAVATKPPQTEKRRRIFRIVRIGLGVTLIGLAVYVLWWRQRNVVSRVGYLNGTIITLYARIPGTLTLRALRPGELLSAGTEIGTIRNDRNPQLETDRQNLETRLNVALSQQQGLQQKRNSRMALISQLDRYQQSQQTLEVRFAQEAVQRTLGELRQAQEALAIARIEADRYTSLVETGAVARQLADEAVSRAKQAAKFVESKQAELRRQQTALQAARQGLQLDASRTFSFPQIRLIDLETELVDIDVELLAVATTIAELRREIANIKQQLSLQRLAPVKVPTTAVVWSVIHKTGDLGIPLTAGDPIIKILDCSDVWATGLVAERDNPRLRVGQEATVRLLDGSDRRLTGIVRAIRGGPGKVEVGENVAVPPPDLVRNELAVDVQLNNLPEDLSAERFCGVGQSVEVIFGS
- the fabZ gene encoding 3-hydroxyacyl-ACP dehydratase FabZ, with amino-acid sequence MPTLTDSPPTTVLTVTDLQQLLPHRYPFLLVDRIIDYVPEKYAVGLKNVTINEPFFQGHFPGRPIMPGVLIVEALAQVGGVVLMQMNWAKDKLSVFAGIDKVRFRRPVVPGDQLILRAELLVVKQQRIGKMQGRAEVNGQLVCEGEMMFSLVD
- the lpxC gene encoding UDP-3-O-acyl-N-acetylglucosamine deacetylase translates to MVTTSVPTAPTATAQQTLGKAAQWSGVGLHSGQLVEVTLKPSPANTGRHFVRLDLEGQPVIPAQIDAVQSTQLATELVANGASVRTVEHLLAALAIAGIDNVTIEITGAEVPVLDGSAQPWLEGIQRVGVVPQEIPRPAVILKEPVTIYEGAAFVSAIPAPELRLTYGIDFPYAAIGRQWCSFTPSELAVAVAPARTFGFAEQVEYLRSQGLIQGGSLENALVCSASGWVNPPLRFADEPVRHKLLDLWGDLALLGTPPIAHYVAYRASHHLHTQLARAIAQQMV
- a CDS encoding gamma-glutamylcyclotransferase family protein — encoded protein: MTESLPLDDSHILDNGCIWYFAYGSNLCTAQKKRRIGTVLTAEVAELRGYRLVFNKRSNDGTGKANVVPDPHPSVWGVIYRCTEADIERLDFYEGVKWGHYRHEFVRVITSTGQAITALTYVAGEDFIDETLWPSADYLETILQGAKEHGLPVEYVAELGEWKNRI
- a CDS encoding tRNA (cytidine(34)-2'-O)-methyltransferase; amino-acid sequence: MPAVVLVHPQIPPNTGNIARTCAATHTPLHLIEPLGFELSDRYLKRAGLDYWPYVTLHCHPDWPTFLKTTHSGGRLIAFEPSAQQIYWDFSFAESDWLIFGSEPDGIPAEVLATCDAFLKIPMWQPAVRSLNLSASVAIALMEVYRQLYSSTA